The Flammeovirga yaeyamensis genome segment TAATTATCAAAAATAGATGGTTGCATCTAGTATTTGATAAAAAAGAAGGTATCATCAAAGAATATACAGTCAATAAAGTAGCTTACCTAAAAGATGGCAAAGGTCCTAAACCAACTTTCTGGCGACCAATCGTAGACAACGATTATGGCAATAAGATGGATGTGAAAAACATCAATTGGAAGAAAGCAACTTATGAAAGTAAGGTAAGTAATGTTTCATCAGAGATGTTGAATAAAGGAACTGCAAGTATTCAAGTGACATTTGATTTAGGAGAGATTGGAACTTCTTGTAATGTGAACTATTTGGTGAACGGAGATGGAAGCATTGATGTAAAAGCAACCTTAGAGGGTAAAGAAGATCTACCTGATTTACCAAGATTTGGTATGGTCATGCAATTGCAAAAACAGTTTGATCAGTTTACTTATTATGGTAAAGGGCCATTCGAAAACTATATAGATCGTAACGATGGAGCATCTGTAAGTGTATATTCAAGCAAAGTGAAAGATCAGTTTGTCGCTTATGAACGTCCTCAAGAAAACGGTCATAAAACGGATGTACAGTGGGCGGCATTAGCAAACTCTAAAGGAAATGCTCTAATGTTTAAGAGTAGCATGAAATTAGGGACAACAGCTTTACATTATACTTCTGAAGATTTGGATGCACGTCCTGGCTACAAATATCCAGAAGTGAGACTGGAGAATAAACACAATTGTGATATTGAAGCTCAAGACCTTGTGGAATGGCATATCGATTATAAGCAAAGAGGTGTTGCGGGTACTGACAGCTGGTACTCAATGCCTTTGGATCAATATGTTATCCAACCAAACGAAAATATTACGTATGAATTTACTTTGGTGCCTATCAAATCGGCATCAGTAAATAAGTACATTCAAACAGCTAAGAAGAAATACAAGAGACTTTCGATTCAATAGCTTAACTATTACCAAAAGTAGGGAGGAAGTCATGTGCTTCTTCCCTTAATAAAACAATGGAACAATGAATAAACTTAACGAGATTTTTTATCAGTTTTTACCAGAGTTTAAAGTAAACAAAATTGCAAAATACGGTTCAGGACATATCAATGATACCTATATGGTAACGATTGACGATAGTGAGACTACATTTATTATGCAAAGGGTAAATCATCAAATTTTTCCAAACGTACCGGAATTGATGAATAATATTTTTGGTGTGACTAATCATTTAAAAACAAAGTTTGAAGAAATGGAAGGGAAAGATCCAAATGTAAATTCCCTCACATTTATCAATACTTTGGATGGAGAAAAGTATCATCAAGATGAAGAAGGGAATTACTGGAGAGTGATGGAAACAATTACACCTGCTAGATCATACGATAAGGTCGAAACAGAGCAACAAGCGTTTCAAGCCGGAGTTGGAATAGGTGAGTTTCAAGCCTTATTATCTGATTTTGATGGTAGTAGTTTATATGAAATCATTCCTAATTTCCATAATATGGAAACTCGATTGGCAACATTTAGAGAAATTGTCAAAAAGGATGTTGTAGGAAGAGTTAGGCTTGCTCAAGAACAAATTCAGTTTGTCGAAAATCGAGCTGAAGAAATGCAAACATTGGTGCGTTTGGGTAAAGAAGGAAAGCTTCCAATCAGAGTAACACATAATGATACAAAGATCAATAATGTTTTATTGGATGAGAACGATGAAGTATTGTGTGTGATCGATTTAGATACCGTAATGCCAGGTTTTGTTCTCTATGATTTTGGTGATGCGATTAGAACTTCTACAAACACAGGAGATGAAGATGATGCCAACTTGGATAATGTGGAAATGGATATCAAATTGTTTACTGCATATACGAAAGGTTTCTTATCGAAAACGGCTAGTAGTTTAACTCCAATAGAAATTGAATACCTTCCTTTATCGGCTAGGATCATGACTTTCATTATTGGTCTACGTTTTATTACGGATTATTTGGATGGCGATAATTATTTTAAAACTCATCATGAACACCATAACCTTCAAAGAGCAAAAGCCCAATTTAAATTGGTGAGCAGTATGGAAAGACAATTTGAGGAGATGCAAAGAGTAGTTCAGGAAGAGGTGACTGTAAATTGTTAAGATCACTCTCTAAAATATTCATTTGATAATCAAAAGATGATGACTATAAATAATAAAATTGATAGCCCGACATATTCTCAAATAAACGAAAAATTGGATCGACAATTAGATGATCTGTATCTGAGATCATTTAACTCGGGTTATTTATCAAAAAATGCCTTGGAAGGGAATGATAGGCTACATTTTTTTGATGTAGACGACGAAATCACCTATAGAATTCAGATCAATCATGTAAGATCAAATTATAGTAAAGCAATGGCAGGAACTAAAAAACCTGCTTTACCCGAAGGAGCCAAATGTCCAATTTGTATCGAAAATGTAGGAGCAGAAGGGAAGGAAAATTTAGAGATTCTGGCATTCAATCTAAAACAAGAAGAATTCTTCATTCAACTGACACCTTTTCCTTTGTATCATCATCATTTTGTGTTGATTACCAAAGAACATCGACCAATGGAAGTGAGCGTTGATAGTTTTAAAAAACAGCTAATGTTTTTACATCAAATGCCTCATTATGTTGTGTGTTCTAACTCGGATAGAGAAGGAGCAGGAGCATCAATTTTGTCACATCTTCACTTTCAAGTATTTAAACAACTACACTTGCCTATTTTCGAGGCTAGAGAAAGACAAGTCAAAACAAATAATAATGAAGCTGAGGTATCAGTCTTAGACTTTCCTCTTACGGTTGTAAAAATTAAAGCAAATTCCGAAGAAATCTTATTAAAATCGTTTGATTCATTTTTAACAAAATGGAGAAGCCAAAATGAAAGAAATTCATTCAATACAGTTTTGAGGTTTCATGAACAAAAATTAGAAGCATATTTAATTTTTAGACATCCTGATTATACAACACCAACTCATCTATTAAAATATAAATATGAGGGAATAGGTGTGATAGAAGCTTGTGGTGAAGGAATTTTTCCAACCCCTGAAGGAAAAGAGGAGATGGAAATTAATAATGATATAAGAAAAAAAGGGAAAGAGATTTTAAAGGAAATGTTGTCACATCTCAATCCTTTAAATGAACATCAAATGAAAACATTTCTATCTGATATTTGATGAAAAATCAAGATATTAGTTAATATTAAGAAATTAAATTTCTAATTATTGACTAATAAATAATAAATATTATAAATTTAAGTCAAACTTAGTAACAACAGATTTATTACTTAATAGAATCATAAATTAACAAGACATGCACAATCGTAGAGACTTTTTAAAAACAGCAACTATTGCAGGGTTAGGCACTATGATGTCACCTTCTATGGCATTTGGAAAGAGTAAAGGAGAGAAAGTGAAAATAGCACTAATTGGTGTAGGTGAAAGAGGAATATGGCACTTGAATAATGCATTGTATAGAGATGATACAGAGGTAGTAGCAATCTGTGATATTAGTGATAAAGCCATTAAAAAATCATTAAAATATTTTGATAAACATGGCAAAAAACATCCTAAGATTTTCGGTAAGAATGAGCACGATTACCGTAATATGTTAGAGATGAAAGAAATTCAAGGGGTAATTATTTCAACTCCTTGGGTATGGCATACACCAATGTCTGTGGACTCTATGAAAGCTGGGAAATTTACCGGTGTTGAAGTTTCTGCGGCTATGACTTTACAAGAATGTTGGGATCTAGTCAATGTTCATGAGGAGACAGGTTCGCATTTGATGATTTTGGAGAATGTATGTTACCGAAGAGATGTAAT includes the following:
- a CDS encoding phosphotransferase enzyme family protein; the encoded protein is MNKLNEIFYQFLPEFKVNKIAKYGSGHINDTYMVTIDDSETTFIMQRVNHQIFPNVPELMNNIFGVTNHLKTKFEEMEGKDPNVNSLTFINTLDGEKYHQDEEGNYWRVMETITPARSYDKVETEQQAFQAGVGIGEFQALLSDFDGSSLYEIIPNFHNMETRLATFREIVKKDVVGRVRLAQEQIQFVENRAEEMQTLVRLGKEGKLPIRVTHNDTKINNVLLDENDEVLCVIDLDTVMPGFVLYDFGDAIRTSTNTGDEDDANLDNVEMDIKLFTAYTKGFLSKTASSLTPIEIEYLPLSARIMTFIIGLRFITDYLDGDNYFKTHHEHHNLQRAKAQFKLVSSMERQFEEMQRVVQEEVTVNC
- a CDS encoding DUF4922 domain-containing protein, with amino-acid sequence MMTINNKIDSPTYSQINEKLDRQLDDLYLRSFNSGYLSKNALEGNDRLHFFDVDDEITYRIQINHVRSNYSKAMAGTKKPALPEGAKCPICIENVGAEGKENLEILAFNLKQEEFFIQLTPFPLYHHHFVLITKEHRPMEVSVDSFKKQLMFLHQMPHYVVCSNSDREGAGASILSHLHFQVFKQLHLPIFEARERQVKTNNNEAEVSVLDFPLTVVKIKANSEEILLKSFDSFLTKWRSQNERNSFNTVLRFHEQKLEAYLIFRHPDYTTPTHLLKYKYEGIGVIEACGEGIFPTPEGKEEMEINNDIRKKGKEILKEMLSHLNPLNEHQMKTFLSDI